The sequence below is a genomic window from Thalassomonas haliotis.
CAAACTCAGCTATGTTTGGATTATCGAAAAAATACGATGTGCATTTATGTCCTGAAGTAAAAGGACAAATTTTACAAGAAGGTACTCCTGTAGCGGGCCTGGAAGTACTACGCGGACTGACTTATGTTGATAACATTGAACGGCTAGATAGCACGGTAACTGATGCGCAAGGGCGGTTTTTGTTGCCCGAAGTCGTTATTCAATCAAAATTACCTGGTGATATGTTTGTTGAAAGCCGGACAAGACAAATAATTATCGCAAAAAGGTTTGATATCGATTACCTCTTATGGGGAGGCATATTACATGGTATAGAGCCAAATGAGGCTTTTAGTATTAAATTATCGACTTTGCAGTGTGATTTAATCTCTCCTGAAATTAATTTTGAATTTTATAATAAGTTAAATCCTAAGTTACCTTTTACGGCACAAGGTATCTGCCGGTGGGAGCAAGATTTCACTCCATATTAAATGATTCGTACTACTTTTATAGTTCATTAGCTTAGTTGTCATTAGGCATCTAGAAAAAGGAATTTAATAATGAAAGAGTTATCACCTAATTTAGCTGCGCTATTTGCAAATTCTGTATATGACAGTTTTGAACAATCATCATTGAGATCTTCAATGATTGGTTTGCCTAAAGCTTTACAAAATAATTTTAATTTTGGTGATTCGATTAAAGGTATAACAGGGACGGTATTTGATCATTTATTTAAGCTCAGTTCAGAGTTTGGGCTTATTGCTCAAGGCAAAGAGGGGTCATTATATGATGGCCATCATGTGATTGCTTTAAGGGGCACTGCAACCAAGTCAGATATAGTGACAGATCTTCATGTTGGGATCACTGTCACGCATAATGGCTCTGCCGCTCATGCGGGGTTTGCAAAATCATTTCGCTCGATTCAACCGATATTAGCCCGTTATTTTAGCCAAGCGCCAAAAAAAACGGTTCATTGTGTCGGTCATAGTTTGGGAGGGGCATTAGCGACTCTGGCCGCAGAATGGATAAAAAGCGAATATAAGGTTCCTGTGTATCTTTATACCTTTGGCTCACCGCGTGTTGGGCTTCAAGGTTTTGCCGTTAAATCAACCAATTCAATAGATGAAGTCTTTCGCTGCACTCATGGCGCTGATCCCGTTCCCATGGGGCCTGTTTGGCCGTTTTATCATACCGGGCATGATCACCGCTTAAATTCAACTCAGGGCTTCTCGGCTAAAGAGCATAAAATGGCAGGTGATGCCCCGGGTTACATTAATACTGCCAGCCAATATGATAGCTATAACGATATGCAACTACATAATAGCAATCAGTTTACCCCCGTCAGGTTGCAATATGAAAAACGTCATTTTGCCTCATTTTCTCTTTATTGGGCTCAGCGTTTAAATAATGCCTTAATTACCTTGCTCAGGGATGCAGGGGTGATCAGTTTACAGTTTTCCTTTACCAGCGGCTTAACATTTTATGATGCTGTTGCCCGTGCCTTGGAAGAAATTGGCAAGATATCAGATCGTTTTGCTGAGCAGCAAAAAGGGTTGCTAGGCAATATGCTGGTTTTTGCCGGGAAGCCCTGGGTGAAAGTGACTGAGTTAAGTTATAAGTTTATCCGCTGGGTGCTGGATATTACATTGAATCAGCTATTTTCGATGATCAACCGGGCGCTTGCCTTGGTGAAATAATTCTGAATATACAAAGTTGGGAAATGCAAAGGATTTGCTGGCTTTGTCATTTCCTATCGTAACCTTGTCAGTTTGTGGGTTTCAGGGGGCGTTTAGGAATTAATGCTGTCTTGTTCTGATTCTTATGCATGAGTGTTCAGGCATGAGCAACATCCGAGTTATCTAAGCTAGCACTGTAAACTCCATCTCAGCACTACTTTTGCGAATAATTCCCCTGAAGGCTCTTGGTCAGCATGGCACTTATCATGGCCCTTAATGCCGCCGGTTTTACCAGTTTTCGCATATAGCCAAAACCTGCTTCCCTGGCCTTTGTTGCCACGGTTTCATCTGTGGTGGCGGTGATAAGTATGCCGGGCAGTGGGTAACTGAGCCGGGCGGTTAACTCTGTCATCAGGTCGATGCCGTTTTCGCCGTTACCCAGTTGGTAGTCCACCAGCATAATATCAATGTCGAATTCATGCTGGTTAAAAACCTGTTGTGCTTCCCGGTAGGAGCTGGCGGCGTAGATATTACATTGCCAGGCTTCGAGCAGTGCTACCATGCCGTTAAGCACATCGGGATCGTTGTCGACACAAAGCACATTTACGCCGGCGAAACCGGCTGCCGGGGCCGGTTTCGCCGTTATGATTTTTTGCCCGCCTTGTACCAGGGGCACCCGGATATAAAACTTACAGCCGGCGCCGGGTTTAGATGCCAGCCCCAGCTTGTGACCGAGCAGCTGGCTTAAACTGCGGGCAATATTCAAACCCAGGCCCAAGCCCTTGGCGCCGGCTGCTGAGCTGTGCTCCAGCTGGGTAAACTGCTCGAAAATTTCCTGATGTTTGTCTTCGCTAATGCCGGGGCCATTATCCAGTACCTGTATTTCTACCTGGTCGCCACGGCGGCGGCAGCCAATCAGTACTTTACCCGGACCGGCATAACGAAAAGCATTGCCTAAAAAATTCTGTAAAATGCGCCGCAGGAGTTTGGCATCGCTTTTTACCCAATAGCGGCTGTCGATACCGTGAAAATCAATGTGGTGGTCTTTTGACAGCAAAGTGAATTCTTCGAACAGGTTTTGTAACAGATCTTTCAGGGCAAAATGTTCGATATTGGCCCGGATATTCCCTCCTTCGATACGGGCGATTTCGGTTAAATCCGATAACAGGTCATTGGCGACTTTTAACGCATGGTCGATATTTTTTACCTGCCTTTGCTGGCCGTTGTCCAGCTTGTCATCATGGGCCAGAGCCGAAGTGAATAAGCGGGCGGCTTCAAGCGGCTGCATCAGGTCATGGGAGCAGGCTTTAAGGTAGAGGCTTTTTTTCTGGTTCGCCAGTTCGGCTATCTGGTGGGCCTGTTCCAATGCGCTATTGGCTTCCGCCAGGTTTTTGGTGCGCTCCGATACCAGGCTTTCCAGATCGAGATTTTTTTCGGTGAGAATTTTCTCTGCCTGGCGGTAGGGGGTGATATCGGAAAATATCATCACAAAACCGCCGCCGGGTAAGGGGTTGCCCTGAATACGTATCACAGTGCCGTTGGCGGTTTCCCGCTCTGAGCTGTGGGAGCTGCCGACTTTAAGAAAGGCAATACGCCTGCTGACCAGATGCTCCCTGTCGCCGGGACCGCACAGGCCCCGGTCAACATTGTAGCGGATCAGTTTTTCCACCGGTGCGCCGATATAGGTCAAGTCTTCGGGATAATTAAACAGGTCGAGATAACGTTTATTCCAGGCCACCAGGTTCAGTTCATTATCGATAATGGAAATACCTTCGCTGGCATTTTCTATCGCACTTTGCAGCAGGTTATGGCTGAACTCTTTACGCTCGCTTGAAGCCTGCTCCATCAAAAACGCGATATCGTCGAGGGCAATATCCCTGCCTTCCAGTGCCGAGGAAATCACCAGGCGCGCCGAGCTTGACCCCATCACCCCGGCGAGCATATTTTCCGTTTGATGAATGAGGGCGTCGTTAAAGGCCGCCGTCGACATTTGCTTGCGATCATGTTGCGCCAGGAAATTGCTAAAGCTGGTTTGGGCTTTTTCCTTACCGACAAAATGTGCAGTCAGGGCCTGTAATTCAGTGGTATCTATAATCCGGCTATGTTGGTGCCTGATTTCCCCCGGTTGTTGGTGCGGCAGGAAATGTCTGGCCTGCATCCGCTCCTGCACGTTTTGTCTGCTTAACTGGGAAAACCACAAAATCGCCAGTATATTGGCCCCCAGGCTGATCAGGGTAGCCGCCGTGTTTGCCGGTAGCCAGCTAGTCGTTACCGGTTGCGGATAAAGGCCAAATTCAGGCAAGAGGTTTAAGGTCAGCCAGAGAAGAAAACCTATGCTGATGCCGCTATAAACTCCCACTAAGCTGGCTTTGCGCCAATAAAAAGCCACCACCAGGGCCGGTGCCAGTTGCGCCACCGCGCCGAAGGCGATTTGCCCCAAGGACGATAAGGTGTCCGGCGGGGCAATTAAAAAGACCCCGTAGCTTAAGCCGATCACTACGCCGACAAGCAACTTGCGTACGGTTAATAGTTTAACCCTGAAATCATGGAAGTTCTTATGCTCCTCGGGGGCGCGGCGAAAGAGTTTCGGGAAGACAATTTCATTACTGAGCATAGTGCTTAAGGCAATAGAAGAAATGATCACCATAGAGCTGGCCGCCGATACCGCGCCGATAAAGACCAGTAAGGTGAGCCAGGTTTGTCCCTTAACCGCAGGTAACAATAAGACATAGGCATCCGGGGAGACTTTATCTCCCAGCACCAGTTCTCCCGCCAGGCCAAGCGGTATGGCGAAAACGGCAAAAACCAGCAGATACAGGGGAAACAAACTTCTGCTCAGCCCTGTGTGTTTGTCGCTTTTTAGCTCTACCGCCATCACCTGAAACTGACGCGGCAAGCATAAAAACGCCGACATCACAATAATCAACAAGCCAAACATTGAGGTCAGGTTCGGTGCTTCCAGTTGTTGTTTCAGTTCGATATTTGCCCGGGACACTTGCCATAACTGGGCGGGGGAGTCATAGATGAAAAAGAGGGCAAACATACCGACAGCGAAAAAGGCCAGCAGTTTCACCAGGGATTCAAAGGCGATGGCCAGCATCACCCCGGGGTGGCGTTCGGTCACATCTATGGTGCGTACGCCAAAAATAATGGTAAACCCGGTAAGCAACAAGCTCAGCACCAGGCCGATTTGCCAGTCGGGCATGTCGGCATTATGGGAGAGCGACTGCAGCGAATAGACGATGGCTTTTAGCTGTAACGCCAGGTAGGGCAAGGTGCCTATCAGGGCAACGATAGTCACCAGTACCGCCAGCTTATGGGACTTGCCAAAGCGGGCGGCAAGCAAATCGGCAATCGAGGTCAGGTTGAGCTTTAAACTAACCCGGATCAGGCGTTGAATAAAGGACCAGGCAAAGGTGAATAATAAAATAGGCCCGAGATAAATCGGCAGGTAAGAAAGCAAATTTGAAGCCGCCTGGCCCGAGGTGCCGAGGAAACTCCATGAAGTGCAGTATACCCCCAGGGTCAGGGCATAAATCAGGGCGTGGCCGCCGGGAATTGTCTTATGGCGGTGGCGGTTACCCACAGAGGCAATATAAAAAAGCAAGCCGGTGTAGCTCAGGCTTAATAATACCAATTGCCAGTTTTCAAACATCGAGCTTTTCCTGCTTGCTGTGACTTATGTTAAGGGATAGGGCATGCCGGTAAACCAGCTTATCGTGAAATGGTGGTGCTGACAAATTCGCTGATATAACTGCCGCCTTTGATCTTGGCTACCAGGCGTAATTTCCGGGAATCTCCCGCTTGGGGGATGGACTCGCGCAGCCCGGTTTTTGCCTGCCAGTAATAGGGAGTATCTGCCATGGCCAGCTGATAAATTTGTTGGGAATTATCGTCGTTAACCAGCATCAGGACCACAGTATCTAAGGGGAAGGTGGCATTAATTTGGGTGATGCCCTGGCGGTCGGATACGGAAATTAAAAACTCACCGGACTCAAGCACGCATTTATCTGCCAGTACGTCGCAGTTGTTTTGCTGCTTGAGGTAAAAAACCTTGTCTTGAGCCGCCTGATGTTCGACATAATAATCTGAGGCGATATAACCTGCGATTAATAACAGCGGCGCGATCAAGATCGCAAGTTTTGTGTGTCTGTTCATGGTATTCCAAATTAACATTGTCGTTTAAAGCACGTCCTTGCGCACTAAGACTCCCAGAGGAGTCTTAGTGCCGGTTGGGGAATCTTAATGGTTGTGGGCCGCGCCGGCGCCTGCCGGAATACGGAAGTTTTCAACCAACTGCTGGATTTCTGCCGGTGCAGGTCCCTTGGCCTTGAGCACGATAAAAGCTACGGCAAAGTTGACCAAAGCGCCGACCGCACCAAAGGCATTGGGTGAAATACCGAAGAACCAGTTAGGCTCCAGGGGACCTAAGAAGGAAGTGCCCTGGATAAACATAATGCCCTTGTGCTGGAACACATACAGCATGGTAATGCCTATGCCGCTGCACATGCCCCACACGGCGGCGGTGCCACTCATTTTCTTGGAGAATATGCCCATCATTAATGCCGGGAAGATACTCGATGCCGCCAGGCCAAAGGCCAGGGCCACGGTACCTGCGGCGAACCCGGGCGGATTCAGCCCGAGATAACCGGCCACCATAATCGAGAGGGTCATCACCACCCGTCCCGCCAGTAACTCGTTTTGCTCCGATAAGTCCGGTGTTAATACCCCCTTCATCAAGTCATGGGAGATGGAGGAAGATATGGCCAGCAGCAAACCTGCCGCCGTGGATAACGCCGCTGCCAGGCCGCCTGCCGCCACCAGGGCAATAACCCAGTTAGGCAAATTGGCAATGGCGGGGTTGGCGAGTACCATGATGTCGCGGTCAACTTTGACCATTTCATTCTTCTCGGGATCTGCAACGTATTGTACCTTGCCGTCGTTGTTTTTATCTTCAAACTTCAACAGGCCGGTTTTTTCCCAGTCTTTAAACCATTGCGGACGTTCGGCATAAACCATGTTCTGCCCCGCCGCAGGCTCTATGGTGTTCATCAGATTTAAACGGGCCATAGCGCCAACGGCCGGGGCCACGGTATAAAGCAGGGCAATAAAGACCAGGGCATAACCGGCAGAAGAGCGTGCCGCCTTGACGCTGGGTACGGTAAAGAAGCGCATGATCACATGGGGCAGGCCTGCGGTGCCTATCATCAGCGACATGGTATAGGCAAACATGTTCAGGCTGTTGCCCATCGACGAAGTGGTATATTCCTTAAAGCCGAGATCGGTCACCACCATATCCAGCTTATCCAGGAGATAGACGCCGCTGCCGTCGGCTAAGGTGCTACCCAGTCCCAGCTGTGGGATCGGGTTGCCGGTGAGCTGGAAGGAAATAAAGATCGCCGGTATGGTATAGGCAAAAATCAGTACGCAATATTGGGCTATCTGGGTATAGGTAATGCCTTTCATGCCGCCAAGCACCGCATACACCCAGACCACTGCCATACCTATGCCCAGACCTAAACCGTAGTCGACTTCTAAAAAACGGGAGAAGGCAACACCGACACCTTTCATCTGGCCGATGATATAGGTCAGCGAGGCAATAATTAAACAGATCACCGCGACGATACGGGCGGTTTTAGAATAATAGCGATCGGAGATAAATTCCGGCACGGTAAACTTGCCGTGTTTACGCATATAGGGGGCAAGCAGCATCGCCAGTAGCACATAGCCGCCGGTCCAGCCCATTAAAAATACTGAACCGCCGTAACCCAAAAAGGCGATCATACCCGCCATAGAGATAAAGGAGGCGGCACTCATCCAGTCGGCGCCTATGGCCATACCGTTTTGGATCGGGCTGACACCGCCACCGGCGACATAAAAGTCACTGGTGGAACCGGCTCTAGCCCACCAGGCAATGGCAAAATAAAGGCCGAAGGAGCCGAATACGGCAATATAGGTATAGAGTTTTAATTCATCCATCATTCTTCCCCAACACCGTGTTCTTTATCCAGTTTATTCATTCTTGATGAATACCAGAAAACCAGGGCGACAAAGGTATAGATGGAGCCTTGCTGGGCAAACCAGAAGCCGAGTTTATAGCCGCCTAAGCTAAAGTTATTTAACGGTTCAACCAAGAGCAGGCCAAAACCAAAAGAAACGATAAACCAGATGAGCAGGCATATCATGATTAAGCGCAGATTTTTCTGCCAATATGATTGGTTACTTCCCACAAGACTCTCCTTTTAACACAGAGCTATTCATTATTATTACCATGCCTGGAGCATGATTTTATTCGGGTTAAAATTATCGTTATTGCTTATCGGGCGCTTATTCTGCTCTTCATCAACAAGCGCAACTGCAATAAAAAGCGACTGCTTTGTTGGTAATAAACAATAATTGCCACATTTGCTTTCAGTTATATCAGTGATACCGATTAACTTGAACCTAAAGTTAGCAATCTTTCTTGCCCGGGGATATTAAACTTTAGTCTAGGTTGGGCAATTCCCTGTTGACCCTGCCTGGTGATAGCGGGTTAAATAACATATAAAATCATAGCGCTAGATGAT
It includes:
- a CDS encoding DUF6795 domain-containing protein, whose translation is MDDFAARQSSYQGLLVNVLMVSGFFLIQISQANSAMFGLSKKYDVHLCPEVKGQILQEGTPVAGLEVLRGLTYVDNIERLDSTVTDAQGRFLLPEVVIQSKLPGDMFVESRTRQIIIAKRFDIDYLLWGGILHGIEPNEAFSIKLSTLQCDLISPEINFEFYNKLNPKLPFTAQGICRWEQDFTPY
- a CDS encoding lipase family protein → MKELSPNLAALFANSVYDSFEQSSLRSSMIGLPKALQNNFNFGDSIKGITGTVFDHLFKLSSEFGLIAQGKEGSLYDGHHVIALRGTATKSDIVTDLHVGITVTHNGSAAHAGFAKSFRSIQPILARYFSQAPKKTVHCVGHSLGGALATLAAEWIKSEYKVPVYLYTFGSPRVGLQGFAVKSTNSIDEVFRCTHGADPVPMGPVWPFYHTGHDHRLNSTQGFSAKEHKMAGDAPGYINTASQYDSYNDMQLHNSNQFTPVRLQYEKRHFASFSLYWAQRLNNALITLLRDAGVISLQFSFTSGLTFYDAVARALEEIGKISDRFAEQQKGLLGNMLVFAGKPWVKVTELSYKFIRWVLDITLNQLFSMINRALALVK
- a CDS encoding PAS-domain containing protein, whose protein sequence is MFENWQLVLLSLSYTGLLFYIASVGNRHRHKTIPGGHALIYALTLGVYCTSWSFLGTSGQAASNLLSYLPIYLGPILLFTFAWSFIQRLIRVSLKLNLTSIADLLAARFGKSHKLAVLVTIVALIGTLPYLALQLKAIVYSLQSLSHNADMPDWQIGLVLSLLLTGFTIIFGVRTIDVTERHPGVMLAIAFESLVKLLAFFAVGMFALFFIYDSPAQLWQVSRANIELKQQLEAPNLTSMFGLLIIVMSAFLCLPRQFQVMAVELKSDKHTGLSRSLFPLYLLVFAVFAIPLGLAGELVLGDKVSPDAYVLLLPAVKGQTWLTLLVFIGAVSAASSMVIISSIALSTMLSNEIVFPKLFRRAPEEHKNFHDFRVKLLTVRKLLVGVVIGLSYGVFLIAPPDTLSSLGQIAFGAVAQLAPALVVAFYWRKASLVGVYSGISIGFLLWLTLNLLPEFGLYPQPVTTSWLPANTAATLISLGANILAILWFSQLSRQNVQERMQARHFLPHQQPGEIRHQHSRIIDTTELQALTAHFVGKEKAQTSFSNFLAQHDRKQMSTAAFNDALIHQTENMLAGVMGSSSARLVISSALEGRDIALDDIAFLMEQASSERKEFSHNLLQSAIENASEGISIIDNELNLVAWNKRYLDLFNYPEDLTYIGAPVEKLIRYNVDRGLCGPGDREHLVSRRIAFLKVGSSHSSERETANGTVIRIQGNPLPGGGFVMIFSDITPYRQAEKILTEKNLDLESLVSERTKNLAEANSALEQAHQIAELANQKKSLYLKACSHDLMQPLEAARLFTSALAHDDKLDNGQQRQVKNIDHALKVANDLLSDLTEIARIEGGNIRANIEHFALKDLLQNLFEEFTLLSKDHHIDFHGIDSRYWVKSDAKLLRRILQNFLGNAFRYAGPGKVLIGCRRRGDQVEIQVLDNGPGISEDKHQEIFEQFTQLEHSSAAGAKGLGLGLNIARSLSQLLGHKLGLASKPGAGCKFYIRVPLVQGGQKIITAKPAPAAGFAGVNVLCVDNDPDVLNGMVALLEAWQCNIYAASSYREAQQVFNQHEFDIDIMLVDYQLGNGENGIDLMTELTARLSYPLPGILITATTDETVATKAREAGFGYMRKLVKPAALRAMISAMLTKSLQGNYSQK
- a CDS encoding sodium:solute symporter family protein gives rise to the protein MDELKLYTYIAVFGSFGLYFAIAWWARAGSTSDFYVAGGGVSPIQNGMAIGADWMSAASFISMAGMIAFLGYGGSVFLMGWTGGYVLLAMLLAPYMRKHGKFTVPEFISDRYYSKTARIVAVICLIIASLTYIIGQMKGVGVAFSRFLEVDYGLGLGIGMAVVWVYAVLGGMKGITYTQIAQYCVLIFAYTIPAIFISFQLTGNPIPQLGLGSTLADGSGVYLLDKLDMVVTDLGFKEYTTSSMGNSLNMFAYTMSLMIGTAGLPHVIMRFFTVPSVKAARSSAGYALVFIALLYTVAPAVGAMARLNLMNTIEPAAGQNMVYAERPQWFKDWEKTGLLKFEDKNNDGKVQYVADPEKNEMVKVDRDIMVLANPAIANLPNWVIALVAAGGLAAALSTAAGLLLAISSSISHDLMKGVLTPDLSEQNELLAGRVVMTLSIMVAGYLGLNPPGFAAGTVALAFGLAASSIFPALMMGIFSKKMSGTAAVWGMCSGIGITMLYVFQHKGIMFIQGTSFLGPLEPNWFFGISPNAFGAVGALVNFAVAFIVLKAKGPAPAEIQQLVENFRIPAGAGAAHNH
- a CDS encoding DUF4212 domain-containing protein; this translates as MGSNQSYWQKNLRLIMICLLIWFIVSFGFGLLLVEPLNNFSLGGYKLGFWFAQQGSIYTFVALVFWYSSRMNKLDKEHGVGEE